Proteins encoded in a region of the Elaeis guineensis isolate ETL-2024a chromosome 7, EG11, whole genome shotgun sequence genome:
- the LOC105048480 gene encoding binding partner of ACD11 1 isoform X1: protein MLLQVPSDQGCLRMRVDPQLTVTSNWTINVSDVRTVKVSNISLAALERDIEEFFSFSGDIQYIEMRRESERSQIAYVTFKESQGADTAMLLSGATIADLSVSITPVEDYHLPPEAYEEIPEGKVSSTESAVRKAEDVVSSMLAKGFVLGKDALKRARSLDERHHFMSNASATVASLDRKMGLSEKISMGTAMVGGKVREVDERFQVSEITKSALRAAEHKASSAGSAIMSNQYVSTGASWLSSALGMVAKAAGDVSTMTREKVEKAEEEKKEILCRERREIVSNFAQIHLDESSLGEPPTVPVDSVDDKKLHII, encoded by the exons ATGTTATTGCAGGTCCCCTCGGACCAGGGCTGTTTGAGGATGAGAGTGGATCCTCAGTTGACAGTTACATCAAATTGGACTATCAATGTTTCAGAT GTAAGAACTGTGAAAGTCAGCAATATTTCCCTGGCTGCACTGGAAAGGGACATTGAGGAATTCTTCTCCTTCTCTGGGGACATTCAATATATTGAAATGCGGAG GGAATCTGAAAGGTCTCAGATCGCTTATGTCACTTTCAAGGAGTCGCAGGGAGCAGACACAGCAATGCTTCTCTCA GGAGCTACTATAGCTGATCTTTCTGTCAGCATAACACCAGTCGAGGATTACCACCTTCCTCCTGAAGCGTACGAAGAGATACCG GAAGGGAAGGTTTCGTCAACTGAGTCTGCAGTGAGGAAGGCAGAGGATGTGGTGAGCAGCATGCTGGCCAAGGGTTTTGTCCTGGGCAAGGATGCCCTCAAGAGGGCCAGGTCTCTTGACGAACGGCACCATTTTATGTCCAATGCCTCAGCCACGGTGGCGTCTCTGGACCGTAAGATGGGCTTGAGTGAGAAGATCAGCATGGGTACGGCCATGGTCGGCGGGAAGGTCAGGGAGGTGGATGAGCGCTTCCAGGTGTCAGAGATCACAAAATCCGCCCTCAGAGCGGCGGAGCATAAGGCGAGCAGTGCAGGGTCGGCCATCATGAGCAACCAGTATGTGTCGACCGGAGCATCCTGGCTCTCGAGTGCACTTGGCATGGTGGCCAAGGCAGCCGGTGATGTGAGCACGATGACCAGAGAAAAGGTGGAGAAGGctgaggaggagaagaaggagatcctctgcagggagaggagagagattgTGAGCAACTTTGCGCAGATTCACCTTGACGAGTCGTCTCTTGGGGAGCCTCCGACCGTGCCGGTGGATTCAGTGGATGACAAAAAGCTACATATCATATGA
- the LOC105048480 gene encoding binding partner of ACD11 1 isoform X3: MSVRTVKVSNISLAALERDIEEFFSFSGDIQYIEMRRESERSQIAYVTFKESQGADTAMLLSGATIADLSVSITPVEDYHLPPEAYEEIPEGKVSSTESAVRKAEDVVSSMLAKGFVLGKDALKRARSLDERHHFMSNASATVASLDRKMGLSEKISMGTAMVGGKVREVDERFQVSEITKSALRAAEHKASSAGSAIMSNQYVSTGASWLSSALGMVAKAAGDVSTMTREKVEKAEEEKKEILCRERREIVSNFAQIHLDESSLGEPPTVPVDSVDDKKLHII, encoded by the exons ATGTCG GTAAGAACTGTGAAAGTCAGCAATATTTCCCTGGCTGCACTGGAAAGGGACATTGAGGAATTCTTCTCCTTCTCTGGGGACATTCAATATATTGAAATGCGGAG GGAATCTGAAAGGTCTCAGATCGCTTATGTCACTTTCAAGGAGTCGCAGGGAGCAGACACAGCAATGCTTCTCTCA GGAGCTACTATAGCTGATCTTTCTGTCAGCATAACACCAGTCGAGGATTACCACCTTCCTCCTGAAGCGTACGAAGAGATACCG GAAGGGAAGGTTTCGTCAACTGAGTCTGCAGTGAGGAAGGCAGAGGATGTGGTGAGCAGCATGCTGGCCAAGGGTTTTGTCCTGGGCAAGGATGCCCTCAAGAGGGCCAGGTCTCTTGACGAACGGCACCATTTTATGTCCAATGCCTCAGCCACGGTGGCGTCTCTGGACCGTAAGATGGGCTTGAGTGAGAAGATCAGCATGGGTACGGCCATGGTCGGCGGGAAGGTCAGGGAGGTGGATGAGCGCTTCCAGGTGTCAGAGATCACAAAATCCGCCCTCAGAGCGGCGGAGCATAAGGCGAGCAGTGCAGGGTCGGCCATCATGAGCAACCAGTATGTGTCGACCGGAGCATCCTGGCTCTCGAGTGCACTTGGCATGGTGGCCAAGGCAGCCGGTGATGTGAGCACGATGACCAGAGAAAAGGTGGAGAAGGctgaggaggagaagaaggagatcctctgcagggagaggagagagattgTGAGCAACTTTGCGCAGATTCACCTTGACGAGTCGTCTCTTGGGGAGCCTCCGACCGTGCCGGTGGATTCAGTGGATGACAAAAAGCTACATATCATATGA
- the LOC105048480 gene encoding binding partner of ACD11 1 isoform X2 — protein MSVPSDQGCLRMRVDPQLTVTSNWTINVSDVRTVKVSNISLAALERDIEEFFSFSGDIQYIEMRRESERSQIAYVTFKESQGADTAMLLSGATIADLSVSITPVEDYHLPPEAYEEIPEGKVSSTESAVRKAEDVVSSMLAKGFVLGKDALKRARSLDERHHFMSNASATVASLDRKMGLSEKISMGTAMVGGKVREVDERFQVSEITKSALRAAEHKASSAGSAIMSNQYVSTGASWLSSALGMVAKAAGDVSTMTREKVEKAEEEKKEILCRERREIVSNFAQIHLDESSLGEPPTVPVDSVDDKKLHII, from the exons ATGTCG GTCCCCTCGGACCAGGGCTGTTTGAGGATGAGAGTGGATCCTCAGTTGACAGTTACATCAAATTGGACTATCAATGTTTCAGAT GTAAGAACTGTGAAAGTCAGCAATATTTCCCTGGCTGCACTGGAAAGGGACATTGAGGAATTCTTCTCCTTCTCTGGGGACATTCAATATATTGAAATGCGGAG GGAATCTGAAAGGTCTCAGATCGCTTATGTCACTTTCAAGGAGTCGCAGGGAGCAGACACAGCAATGCTTCTCTCA GGAGCTACTATAGCTGATCTTTCTGTCAGCATAACACCAGTCGAGGATTACCACCTTCCTCCTGAAGCGTACGAAGAGATACCG GAAGGGAAGGTTTCGTCAACTGAGTCTGCAGTGAGGAAGGCAGAGGATGTGGTGAGCAGCATGCTGGCCAAGGGTTTTGTCCTGGGCAAGGATGCCCTCAAGAGGGCCAGGTCTCTTGACGAACGGCACCATTTTATGTCCAATGCCTCAGCCACGGTGGCGTCTCTGGACCGTAAGATGGGCTTGAGTGAGAAGATCAGCATGGGTACGGCCATGGTCGGCGGGAAGGTCAGGGAGGTGGATGAGCGCTTCCAGGTGTCAGAGATCACAAAATCCGCCCTCAGAGCGGCGGAGCATAAGGCGAGCAGTGCAGGGTCGGCCATCATGAGCAACCAGTATGTGTCGACCGGAGCATCCTGGCTCTCGAGTGCACTTGGCATGGTGGCCAAGGCAGCCGGTGATGTGAGCACGATGACCAGAGAAAAGGTGGAGAAGGctgaggaggagaagaaggagatcctctgcagggagaggagagagattgTGAGCAACTTTGCGCAGATTCACCTTGACGAGTCGTCTCTTGGGGAGCCTCCGACCGTGCCGGTGGATTCAGTGGATGACAAAAAGCTACATATCATATGA